From the genome of Halobellus litoreus, one region includes:
- a CDS encoding universal stress protein, with protein sequence MSVLAAVDGEQAPDGVVRVAADIATQYGDELVVAHVMLPETYEERNSGRNATEFGLTTAGETGYGPVGSESSYSVDEAQRDAKGVARDVTEETLDDVPETVTHVGRVGEPVTEVLDLAEEHQPRYLVIGGRRRTPVGKAVFGSSTQSFLLNASLPVVTVLPEEDRNPNRDA encoded by the coding sequence ATGTCCGTTCTCGCAGCGGTGGACGGCGAACAGGCCCCCGACGGCGTCGTGCGCGTCGCCGCCGACATCGCAACCCAGTACGGCGACGAACTCGTCGTCGCACACGTGATGCTCCCGGAAACCTACGAGGAGCGGAACAGCGGGCGAAACGCGACGGAATTCGGGCTTACAACGGCTGGGGAAACGGGCTACGGACCGGTAGGGTCGGAGTCGTCGTACTCCGTCGACGAGGCCCAGCGTGACGCCAAAGGAGTGGCACGGGACGTCACCGAGGAGACCCTCGACGACGTCCCCGAGACTGTGACACACGTCGGACGCGTGGGAGAACCGGTGACGGAAGTCCTCGATCTGGCCGAAGAGCACCAACCGCGGTATCTCGTGATCGGCGGGCGGCGACGCACGCCCGTCGGAAAGGCGGTGTTCGGAAGTAGCACGCAGTCGTTCCTGCTCAACGCTTCGCTGCCGGTCGTGACGGTACTCCCGGAAGAGGATCGAAATCCGAACCGGGATGCCTGA
- a CDS encoding sulfite exporter TauE/SafE family protein — MNRNRIPVLGGGVFIFGLLAASLAGVSAGIGVPSGALQSLSVPAGFPVDQFIAHWWVFPASILFSLVALSSGVSGALFFSPFFMLVVGLSPSQAIGAGLLTEVFGMGNGLLNYVRQRVVDYATAKWLLLGAVPAVVAGAFAAHYLPTTLLTLAFGAGLLVLGAFLVYYDPPDECVPGEGEGEYLKRKNTGRGQTTIEATDGETFIYDTCWRPPGIGLATAGGFITGLISAGLPEITTTQLIVRCRLPPRVAIATSVFVLGIAAIAGAAVHALAATPVWYVVAWSIPGVLIGGTVGTRVGKHVPSEIMEPVLGVVFAVVGVIVLGSELLV, encoded by the coding sequence ATGAATAGGAATCGAATCCCGGTACTCGGCGGAGGCGTATTCATCTTCGGACTGCTGGCCGCGTCGCTCGCAGGCGTCTCGGCCGGGATCGGCGTCCCGTCCGGGGCGCTGCAATCTCTCTCCGTCCCGGCGGGGTTCCCGGTCGACCAGTTTATCGCTCACTGGTGGGTGTTCCCCGCGTCGATCCTCTTTTCGCTCGTCGCGCTCTCCTCGGGCGTCTCCGGGGCGCTGTTTTTCAGTCCGTTCTTTATGTTGGTCGTCGGGCTCTCGCCCTCCCAGGCCATCGGTGCCGGACTACTAACGGAGGTGTTCGGGATGGGGAACGGGCTGCTGAACTACGTCCGACAACGAGTCGTCGACTACGCCACGGCGAAGTGGCTGCTCCTCGGTGCGGTCCCGGCGGTCGTCGCGGGTGCGTTCGCCGCCCACTACCTTCCGACGACGCTGCTAACGCTCGCGTTCGGGGCAGGGCTTCTCGTCCTCGGTGCTTTCCTCGTCTACTACGACCCACCCGACGAGTGCGTGCCCGGCGAGGGCGAAGGCGAGTATCTCAAGCGGAAGAACACCGGTCGCGGGCAGACCACCATCGAAGCGACGGACGGCGAAACGTTCATATACGACACCTGTTGGCGTCCGCCTGGGATCGGCCTGGCGACCGCCGGCGGATTCATCACGGGACTCATAAGCGCCGGCCTCCCCGAGATCACGACCACGCAACTGATCGTCCGGTGTCGGCTCCCGCCGCGCGTCGCCATCGCGACGAGCGTGTTCGTGCTCGGGATCGCTGCTATCGCCGGTGCCGCCGTCCACGCGCTGGCTGCCACCCCCGTCTGGTACGTCGTGGCGTGGTCGATCCCCGGCGTCCTGATCGGTGGGACCGTCGGAACCAGAGTGGGAAAACACGTGCCGAGCGAGATAATGGAACCCGTTTTGGGCGTGGTGTTTGCGGTCGTGGGCGTGATCGTGCTGGGCAGCGAACTGCTCGTTTGA
- a CDS encoding methyl-accepting chemotaxis protein: MDQTMPIDTNRDELYALLPDEAKETGSLVAEAVPETLVETCDVSREALTDLCVTYVTSVFPGGEDGEITEFARRCAERGLTSDGLTVLLAELQSALLEAVDRRKSRQASGRIQRITARDSTRIAAAFARQSRPPNDSGVSQEAASEIHTQATRVTERSTEIESLTEQQSSNMNELSQEVGDISAAVEEIAASTDEINDQSDRAASLAEDGYTKARDLSDRIEEIHTRTTRVTEAIETLSDHIDDIDRFVETINDIADQTDVLAINASIEAARVEGGEGFAVVAEEVKTLAEDSRDEAERIRGLVETVTDATDQVAEDVQGVSEQTEAGRREVSQSVDTFERIEDVTGRLSISMDEIATATGQQAQSTEELAMMTDEASRKSEMILEEANQIKEHNQSLLRKLETTLPEGETDQ; encoded by the coding sequence ATGGATCAGACTATGCCCATCGATACGAACCGAGACGAACTGTATGCGCTCCTGCCCGACGAGGCGAAGGAAACGGGATCGTTGGTCGCAGAGGCGGTCCCCGAGACGCTCGTCGAGACCTGCGACGTCTCGCGGGAAGCCCTCACGGACCTCTGCGTCACGTACGTCACGTCGGTATTTCCCGGAGGAGAAGACGGAGAGATAACGGAGTTCGCACGGCGCTGTGCCGAACGTGGCCTCACGTCCGATGGCCTCACAGTCCTACTCGCGGAACTACAGTCAGCCCTCTTAGAGGCTGTCGACAGACGGAAATCACGCCAGGCATCTGGTCGGATACAGCGGATAACCGCACGAGACAGCACCCGGATCGCTGCCGCATTCGCCCGCCAAAGCCGACCCCCGAACGACTCTGGAGTCTCGCAGGAAGCGGCCTCCGAGATCCACACACAGGCGACACGAGTCACCGAGCGATCGACCGAAATCGAATCGCTCACCGAACAGCAGTCGTCGAATATGAACGAACTGAGCCAGGAGGTGGGAGACATCAGCGCGGCCGTCGAGGAGATCGCGGCCTCGACCGACGAGATTAACGACCAGAGCGATCGAGCGGCGTCGCTGGCCGAGGACGGCTATACGAAAGCCCGCGATCTCAGTGACCGAATTGAGGAAATTCACACCCGGACAACCCGCGTGACAGAAGCCATCGAGACGCTATCGGACCACATCGACGACATCGATCGGTTCGTCGAGACGATCAACGACATCGCGGATCAGACGGATGTGCTCGCGATCAACGCCTCCATCGAAGCGGCCCGCGTCGAAGGCGGCGAGGGGTTCGCCGTGGTCGCCGAGGAAGTGAAAACGCTCGCGGAGGATAGCAGAGACGAGGCTGAGCGGATCCGAGGGTTGGTGGAGACGGTAACCGACGCGACCGACCAGGTGGCCGAAGACGTCCAAGGGGTGTCTGAACAGACCGAGGCCGGACGACGAGAGGTATCACAGTCCGTGGATACGTTCGAGCGGATCGAAGACGTGACTGGCCGCCTCTCGATCAGTATGGACGAAATCGCCACCGCGACCGGTCAGCAGGCGCAGAGCACAGAAGAGTTGGCGATGATGACGGACGAAGCGAGCCGGAAGTCCGAGATGATCCTAGAGGAGGCCAATCAGATCAAAGAGCACAACCAGAGCCTCCTGCGGAAGCTCGAAACGACGCTGCCCGAGGGGGAGACCGACCAATAG
- a CDS encoding RimK family alpha-L-glutamate ligase, with translation MTAATGSTEREGATNRRQSAAGDPDETVSETRRVGVLSLHNSKETKAILNAVRELGHEPVWVRNENVTSQIRDGRFRLSPRVDVLVNRMLLTKSESRFEDLQLALLYEETTPVVNPPLAVANTIHKYRAAAKLAAAGLLVPDAYFGRSPRTVEAWPEHLPGDAVHKHTVGTNGRLMSVVSPGDPVSPMIANRRAFLQEFLDCSDDRPSDVRVYVVGDTVVGAMRRHAPEDDWRTNVALGGDVEDVTDGLGREPRRLATEATAVLDLDLAGVDLLSVDDDWYILELNATAGFKGLFDATGVSMAPHIARLAIERAGGSVDAARVRDLESTLDDSVPDCKPPLAERGTDDVLGYTTQIRINGHGGSEAVVAKSDTGARRTSIDTDLAGRIGAGPLVGTTQVRSGIGRDSETRALVDVDLRLNGRWRPVTASVTDRSEMRYPVLLGRDVLESYTLDVSRTVEE, from the coding sequence ATGACCGCCGCTACTGGTTCCACAGAGCGGGAGGGAGCGACGAACCGGCGTCAGTCGGCGGCTGGTGACCCAGACGAAACCGTCTCCGAAACGCGACGAGTCGGCGTGCTGAGCCTGCACAACAGCAAGGAGACCAAGGCGATTCTGAACGCCGTCCGAGAATTGGGGCACGAACCGGTCTGGGTCCGGAACGAGAACGTCACGTCGCAGATCCGCGACGGGCGCTTTCGGCTCTCACCCCGCGTGGACGTGCTCGTCAATCGGATGTTGCTCACGAAAAGCGAGTCGCGGTTCGAGGACCTCCAACTCGCGTTGCTGTACGAGGAGACGACTCCCGTCGTGAACCCGCCGCTGGCGGTCGCGAACACGATTCACAAGTACCGAGCCGCGGCGAAACTCGCTGCCGCGGGGCTCCTGGTGCCGGACGCCTACTTCGGACGGTCGCCTCGCACCGTCGAGGCGTGGCCCGAGCACCTTCCCGGCGATGCAGTCCACAAGCACACAGTCGGGACGAACGGGCGGCTGATGTCTGTCGTCTCGCCGGGCGATCCGGTCAGTCCGATGATCGCCAACCGTCGCGCGTTCCTCCAGGAGTTCCTGGACTGTTCGGACGACCGACCGTCGGACGTGCGGGTGTACGTCGTCGGCGACACGGTCGTCGGAGCGATGCGCCGGCACGCCCCCGAGGACGACTGGCGGACGAACGTCGCGCTCGGCGGCGACGTGGAAGACGTCACCGATGGGCTCGGCCGGGAACCCCGACGGCTCGCCACGGAGGCGACGGCCGTGCTCGATCTGGACCTCGCCGGAGTCGACCTGCTGTCTGTCGACGACGACTGGTACATCCTCGAACTCAACGCCACTGCCGGGTTCAAAGGCCTCTTCGATGCGACCGGCGTCTCGATGGCACCGCACATCGCCCGGTTGGCGATCGAACGCGCCGGCGGAAGCGTCGACGCCGCACGGGTGCGGGATCTCGAATCGACGCTCGACGATTCGGTCCCCGACTGCAAGCCGCCGCTCGCCGAGCGGGGGACGGACGACGTCCTCGGATACACGACGCAGATACGTATCAACGGCCACGGCGGATCCGAAGCGGTGGTCGCCAAGTCCGACACGGGAGCGAGGCGAACGAGCATCGACACCGACCTCGCGGGCCGGATCGGCGCCGGTCCGCTCGTCGGGACCACGCAAGTGCGGTCGGGGATCGGAAGGGATTCCGAAACCCGCGCCCTCGTCGACGTCGACCTGCGTCTCAACGGACGGTGGCGACCCGTCACGGCCAGCGTCACTGACCGGTCGGAGATGCGGTATCCGGTCCTTCTCGGACGCGACGTCCTGGAGTCGTACACGCTCGACGTCAGCCGAACGGTGGAGGAGTAA
- a CDS encoding MarR family transcriptional regulator yields MSGTDANQSTEDAEEVQYDPASSRYNLYECPDCDNVVLALGRDEPPMACHGKPMERVTDVEMSIKPPDVKQVLLQAFGLPKAGLDICLCVIGEGPLSASEVADSLGYDRSTITRYLNKLVDLGLLKRSELNREGGGIINVYHSVDLERMRRETLIGFYIWAGEAAALIEDANVTKQDYLDENPDRELPDVFWDSFRED; encoded by the coding sequence ATGTCTGGAACCGACGCGAACCAGTCGACGGAGGACGCCGAGGAAGTGCAGTACGACCCCGCGTCCAGTCGGTACAACCTGTACGAGTGCCCAGACTGCGACAACGTCGTCCTCGCGCTGGGGCGGGACGAACCGCCGATGGCCTGTCACGGGAAGCCGATGGAGCGGGTGACCGACGTGGAGATGAGTATCAAACCGCCGGACGTCAAGCAGGTGCTACTGCAGGCGTTCGGCCTGCCGAAGGCCGGGTTAGATATCTGCCTGTGCGTCATCGGGGAGGGGCCGCTCTCGGCGAGCGAAGTCGCCGACTCTCTCGGGTACGACCGCAGCACGATCACCCGCTATCTCAATAAACTCGTGGATCTGGGCCTCCTCAAGCGGTCCGAACTGAACCGCGAGGGAGGCGGGATCATCAACGTGTACCACTCGGTCGACCTCGAACGGATGCGACGCGAGACGCTGATCGGATTCTACATCTGGGCCGGCGAGGCGGCCGCCCTCATCGAAGACGCGAACGTGACGAAACAGGATTACCTCGATGAGAACCCCGACAGGGAGCTGCCTGACGTCTTCTGGGACTCGTTCCGCGAGGACTGA
- a CDS encoding glutathione S-transferase N-terminal domain-containing protein, with protein MTDLELYDRRDCPYSKRVRDKLAELDLPYDETLVPDKHTDRDELHELTGQRGVPVLFDPKLDGGWLSDSDEIVSHLERTYS; from the coding sequence ATGACCGATTTAGAACTGTACGACCGACGCGACTGTCCGTACTCGAAGCGAGTCCGCGACAAACTCGCCGAACTGGATCTGCCTTACGACGAGACACTGGTTCCGGATAAGCACACCGACCGCGACGAATTGCACGAACTGACCGGGCAACGCGGCGTCCCGGTTCTCTTCGATCCGAAACTGGACGGCGGTTGGCTCTCCGATAGCGACGAAATCGTCTCGCATCTCGAACGGACGTACAGCTAA
- a CDS encoding redoxin domain-containing protein, with the protein MIEPGATAPDFELPGADPSGEGKAVTDYRLSDTLRNGPTLINLYLFDFHPGCTENLCDLHDLEWFDLNESVTAFGISSDGSFSHRAFSNQEQLGYALLSDTDGSVAESYDVLYDEFEGHSRIAKRSVFVVDSDRTVRYAWSTDDPSQQPNWTAVEEALRNLGVIA; encoded by the coding sequence ATGATCGAGCCCGGAGCCACGGCTCCCGACTTCGAGCTGCCGGGAGCGGACCCCTCGGGCGAGGGGAAGGCGGTCACCGACTACCGTCTGAGCGACACGCTCCGGAACGGGCCCACCCTCATCAACTTATACCTCTTCGATTTCCATCCCGGGTGTACGGAGAACCTGTGCGACCTCCACGACCTCGAGTGGTTCGATCTCAACGAATCGGTCACTGCCTTCGGGATCTCGTCGGACGGGTCGTTCAGCCACCGCGCGTTCTCGAACCAAGAGCAGTTGGGGTACGCCCTGCTCTCCGATACCGACGGCAGCGTCGCCGAGTCCTACGACGTCCTGTACGACGAGTTCGAGGGCCACAGCCGTATCGCGAAGCGCTCAGTGTTCGTCGTCGATTCGGATCGAACCGTCAGGTACGCCTGGAGTACGGACGATCCGAGCCAGCAACCGAACTGGACGGCCGTCGAAGAAGCACTCCGGAACCTCGGTGTGATCGCGTGA
- a CDS encoding OsmC family protein yields MTSSLQELGYPLGFEVEDPVSALVDPPSVRLGQAQRTLVRSISGMQKEALVTDSVSGKTWRLVSDEGEYLDGDDVAPAPLAFMTTGMVSSFANELLALAEERGIDVDDVTLVQDNYYTMNGSALRGTMTGGALPVELSVEVDSDAEESTLRELVETATRTSPVNGLMTSVLNSAFTLRLNGEAVPIEDGDDLGDESVEDPASVFDDLVYDADAQDRPIIYRTGRTTEPLPDAEEKYTSGSGSSLEADQDRVLHVRGMCTLDDEGTKTVEVKLFSPIGTVFELRSDEPSGHGGQGRAPSAMAYVAAGLGFCFMTQIGRYADIVNKALGSYRIVQDTHFSFGARENGETPGEAEPVETHVFLDADESASSAREILDMSEQTCFLHALCRTDLAAPEVAVVKT; encoded by the coding sequence ATGACCTCGTCACTCCAAGAACTCGGATACCCGCTCGGTTTCGAAGTCGAAGACCCGGTTTCGGCCCTAGTGGATCCGCCCTCTGTACGACTCGGACAGGCGCAGCGCACCCTGGTGCGCTCGATATCCGGAATGCAAAAGGAGGCGCTGGTTACCGACTCCGTGTCCGGGAAGACGTGGCGACTCGTCAGCGACGAGGGCGAATATCTAGACGGCGACGACGTCGCACCCGCACCGCTGGCGTTTATGACGACCGGGATGGTGAGTTCCTTCGCCAACGAGCTGTTGGCTCTGGCCGAGGAGCGCGGAATCGACGTCGACGACGTCACGCTGGTTCAGGACAACTACTACACGATGAACGGGTCGGCCCTTCGCGGGACGATGACGGGGGGCGCGTTACCCGTCGAACTCTCCGTCGAAGTCGATTCGGACGCCGAGGAGTCGACGCTCCGGGAACTCGTCGAGACGGCGACCCGGACCTCGCCCGTCAATGGACTGATGACCAGCGTCCTGAACAGCGCGTTCACCCTGCGATTGAACGGCGAGGCCGTCCCGATCGAAGACGGTGACGACCTCGGGGACGAGTCGGTAGAGGACCCCGCGAGCGTTTTCGACGACCTCGTCTACGACGCTGACGCGCAGGACCGACCGATCATCTACCGAACCGGCCGGACGACCGAGCCTCTACCGGACGCCGAAGAGAAGTACACCAGCGGCAGCGGCTCCAGTCTCGAAGCGGATCAAGACCGCGTTCTCCACGTCCGGGGAATGTGTACGCTCGACGACGAGGGCACCAAAACCGTCGAGGTGAAACTGTTCAGTCCCATCGGGACGGTGTTCGAACTCCGTTCGGACGAACCGTCGGGACACGGCGGTCAGGGACGAGCCCCGTCCGCGATGGCGTACGTTGCTGCGGGGCTGGGCTTCTGCTTTATGACCCAGATTGGTCGGTACGCCGACATCGTGAACAAAGCACTCGGCTCCTACCGGATCGTCCAGGACACCCACTTCTCCTTCGGTGCCCGGGAGAACGGGGAGACACCCGGGGAAGCCGAACCCGTCGAAACACACGTGTTTCTCGACGCCGACGAGTCGGCGTCGTCGGCCCGCGAGATCCTGGATATGTCGGAACAGACCTGCTTCCTGCACGCGCTCTGTCGGACGGACCTGGCCGCTCCGGAGGTCGCTGTCGTCAAAACGTAG